One Manihot esculenta cultivar AM560-2 chromosome 6, M.esculenta_v8, whole genome shotgun sequence DNA segment encodes these proteins:
- the LOC122723850 gene encoding acetylajmalan esterase-like has translation MASSKLLFPLLLCSVFLFLLLPISNAHLLKACEFEAIYNLGDSISDTGNLIQEDPASVFSRLPYGQNLYRNPTGRCSNGLLIIDFIAKSAGIPLLEAYLNASSSKTHGVNFAVAGSTALPVEFLAEKGVIAPVTNSSLTKQLNWMHTHFNTTCHSSKECVEKHKRSLFMVGEIGGNDYNYAFFQGKSIDELKSMVSDVVKAIKEAVMVS, from the exons ATGGCTTCCTCCAAGCTTCTTTTCCCTTTGCTTCTCTGTTccgttttcctttttcttcttctgccTATATCTAATGCTCATCTTCTCAAGGCTTGTGAGTTTGAGGCCATATACAACCTTGGGGATTCAATTTCTGACACTGGCAATTTGATCCAAGAGGACCCTGCTTCTGTTTTTTCTAGACTTCCCTATGGCCAAAACCTGTACAGGAATCCAACTGGTAGATGCTCCAATGGCTTgctcattattgatttcattG CAAAATCAGCTGGTATTCCACTTCTTGAAGCATATTTGAATGCTAGTTCCAGCAAGACACATGGCGTGAATTTTGCAGTTGCTGGCTCTACTGCATTGCCTGTGGAATTTCTTGCAGAAAAAGGAGTGATTGCCCCTGTCACCAATAGTTCTCTTACCAAACAACTCAACTGGATGCATACCCATTTCAATACAACCTGCCATAGTTCCAAAG AATGTGTAGAGAAACATAAGAGATCTTTGTTCATGGTTGGGGAGATTGGAGGCAATGATTATAACTATGCTTTCTTTCAAGGCAAgagtattgatgagttgaaGTCCATGGTATCTGATGTTGTTAAAGCTATCAAAGAAGCTGTTATGGTTAGTTAA
- the LOC122723790 gene encoding GDSL esterase/lipase At5g03980-like: MASSKLLFPLLLCSVFLFLLLPISNAHLLKACEFEAIYNLGDSISDTGNLIQEDPASVFSRLPYGQNLYRNPTGRCSNGLLIIDFIAKSAGIPLLEAYLNASSSKTHGVNFAVAGSTALPVEFLAEKGVIAPVTNSSLTKQLNWMHTHFNTTCHSSKEKHKRSLFMVGEIGGNDYNYAFFQGKSIDELKSMVSDVVKAIKEAVMRVIGFGAARVIVPGNFPIGCMPIYLSGFHSNDSSEYDEFHCLKGLNNFAMYHNEQLQQAIKELQEENPKVNIVYGDYYNAYKWILSKAALLGFESKSLQKACCGSGGDYDFSLNRMCGAPNVPVCHTPQEHISWDGVHSTEKAYFFMARWIIRNIFQKLKCIA; this comes from the exons ATGGCTTCCTCCAAGCTTCTTTTCCCTTTGCTTCTCTGTTccgttttcctttttcttcttctgccTATATCTAATGCTCATCTTCTCAAGGCTTGTGAGTTTGAGGCCATATACAACCTTGGGGATTCAATTTCTGACACTGGCAATTTGATCCAAGAGGACCCTGCTTCTGTTTTTTCTAGACTTCCCTATGGCCAAAACCTGTACAGGAATCCAACTGGTAGATGCTCCAATGGCTTgctcattattgatttcattG CAAAATCAGCTGGTATTCCACTTCTTGAAGCATATTTGAATGCTAGTTCCAGCAAGACACATGGCGTGAATTTTGCAGTTGCTGGCTCTACTGCATTGCCTGTGGAATTTCTTGCAGAAAAAGGAGTGATTGCCCCTGTCACCAATAGTTCTCTTACCAAACAACTCAACTGGATGCATACCCATTTCAATACAACCTGCCATAGTTCCAAAG AGAAACATAAGAGATCTTTGTTCATGGTTGGGGAGATTGGAGGCAATGATTATAACTATGCTTTCTTTCAAGGCAAgagtattgatgagttgaaGTCCATGGTATCTGATGTTGTTAAAGCTATCAAAGAAGCTGTTATG agggttattggatTTGGTGCTGCTCGGGTTATTGTTCCTGGGAATTTTCCAATCGGTTGCATGCCCATATATCTTAGTGGATTTCACTCCAATGATTCTAGTGAATATGATGAATTTCATTGCCTCAAAGGACTGAATAACTTTGCAATGTATCACAATGAGCAACTCCAGCAAGCAATTAAAGAATTGCAAGAAGAGAATCCAAAAGTGAATATAGTATATGGGGATTACTACAATGCCTACAAGTGGATTTTGAGTAAAGCTGCATTGCTTG GGTTTGAATCAAAATCACTGCAAAAGGCTTGTTGTGGGAGTGGAGGTGATTATGATTTTAGTCTTAATAGAATGTGTGGGGCTCCTAACGTACCAGTTTGTCATACACCTCAAGAACATATCAGTTGGGATGGAGTACATTCAACTGAAAAGGCCTATTTCTTCATGGCTCGATGGATCATTCGCAACATCTTCCAAAAGCTTAAGTGCATAGCTTGa